One window from the genome of Tachysurus vachellii isolate PV-2020 chromosome 5, HZAU_Pvac_v1, whole genome shotgun sequence encodes:
- the LOC132846073 gene encoding C-C chemokine receptor type 7-like has translation MSEFVEIIWFELAIIISVTKLYLYLFNTGNNCIPIEMCEPDNSHKLASMAVQITVFIIAFLLGVIGNSLVIATFAKYLRVRLRCMTDVFLFYLAISDLFVLLTLKLETTETILGSWVLGNEMCKLNYGLCAINTYGGLLLLECISIDRYMLVVWAKAAQALRSSMLCYSKLSVTAVVVTSFILSLPELLTTSVNPDSLRCKYIRNDYGNVRVKTWSRVAKITGFCVPCVAMLVCYRAIGHVLMQGRGKCFRKQKTLRLIVALIGLFLLFKLPYAIVFSIRIFTTSYTCELWSGIHLAEDITRSLAYVRCCLNPLLYALVGVRFQNDVMRFLRDCGCICSCL, from the coding sequence ATGAGTGAATTTGTAGAGATCATTTGGTTTGAATTAGCgattattatttctgttaccAAGCTCTACCTTTATCTCTTTAATACAGGTAACAACTGCATTCCCATTGAGATGTGTGAGCCAGACAACAGCCACAAGTTGGCCAGCATGGCTGTCCAGATCACGGTTTTCATCATCGCCTTCCTCCTTGGTGTAATTGGGAATAGTTTGGTAATTGCCACATTCGCCAAGTATCTTCGCGTGCGTCTGCGCTGCATGACCGACGTCTTCCTTTTCTATCTTGCGATTTCTGACCTTTTTGTTCTGCTTACTTTGAAACTGGAAACCACCGAAACCATCCTGGGCTCCTGGGTGCTTGGGAACGAGATGTGCAAGCTAAACTATGGCCTCTGTGCCATTAACACGTACGGTGGCTTGTTGCTGTTAGAATGCATAAGCATCGATCGTTACATGCTTGTTGTATGGGCCAAGGCTGCTCAGGCTTTACGTTCAAGTATGCTATGCTACAGTAAGTTGTCTGTGACTGCCGTGGTGGTGACGTCCTTCATCCTCAGCTTGCCAGAGCTACTGACCACCTCTGTGAATCCAGATTCGTTGAGGTGCAAGTACATAAGGAATGATTATGGCAATGTGAGGGTAAAGACGTGGTCACGTGTGGCAAAGATCACAGGATTTTGTGTGCCATGCGTTGCCATGCTGGTGTGTTACAGAGCCATCGGCCACGTGTTGATGCAGGGCCGGGGAAAGTGCTTTCGCAAACAGAAAACTCTGCGACTCATAGTAGCACTGATTGGGCTCTTCCTGCTGTTCAAACTGCCGTACGCCATAGTGTTTTCTATCCGAATATTCACGACCAGTTATACTTGTGAGCTGTGGTCAGGCATTCACCTGGCAGAGGACATCACCCGCAGTCTTGCTTATGTCCGCTGCTGCCTCAACCCTCTGCTCTACGCCCTCGTAGGAGTAAGATTCCAAAATGACGTGATGCGGTTTCTGCGTGATTGTGGTTGCATCTGTTCTTGCCTGTAA